One window of the Desulfuromonadales bacterium genome contains the following:
- a CDS encoding NFACT family protein — protein sequence MAMDLLFLEAVVRELKQTVRGAAVSKIHQTGPHDLVLRLWTGRENLRLLISTAPRANRLHLTEAKMPNPATPPRFCQLLRSRLNRLLEIERLPGERVVRLLFAGKAGERWSLVAELLGLHANLILLDSEERIVDALQRSEGKTRTILPGLPYRPPDRPSRIDLGVDLPAIPAGVPLRSWLLETVSPMTPLLAEDLAAGVEAGLLPQELLARFRERWLAREFRPILGKWGQQLVLSAFPPEHISLENGRAFFSPSQAADAFYADDAGDGLFIGGRSELERVVRKGIARLRKRLENIEAEKEKACTFERQRELGDLLLANLHRLRRGLAEVVLDDWYADPPASVKMVLDPALSPRENAELYFRRHRKGKRGLEHTERRCAETLAEIEWLEGVALALDEAAGVAELEDVRQELAAAGMLQVRPESGRRSRSSETQEQLRSAVTPGGYKLFWGKNNRSNDHVSRQLTDPDDLWFHAHNMPGCHLVLKRGERGGTVPEVDLLHAAAIAAAHSRGKDAGKVEVMVTEGKWVKKPKGARPGLVTVERYRTVVVRPMRPEG from the coding sequence ATGGCCATGGACCTCCTGTTCCTCGAGGCCGTTGTCCGCGAACTGAAGCAGACGGTTCGCGGCGCGGCCGTCAGCAAGATCCACCAGACCGGCCCGCACGACCTTGTCCTGCGGCTCTGGACCGGACGGGAAAACCTGCGCCTGCTCATCTCTACTGCACCCCGGGCCAACCGACTCCATCTGACTGAAGCAAAAATGCCCAATCCTGCGACTCCGCCGCGTTTCTGTCAGCTGCTGCGGTCGCGTCTGAATCGACTGCTGGAGATCGAGCGTCTCCCCGGTGAGCGGGTCGTCAGACTGCTCTTTGCCGGTAAGGCCGGCGAGCGCTGGTCTCTGGTTGCCGAGCTGCTCGGCCTGCACGCCAACCTCATCCTGCTCGATAGCGAAGAGCGGATCGTCGATGCCCTGCAGCGCAGCGAAGGGAAGACGCGGACGATCCTGCCCGGCTTGCCGTACCGGCCGCCCGATCGCCCCTCCCGCATCGATCTGGGGGTGGACCTGCCGGCGATTCCCGCCGGCGTTCCATTGCGCTCCTGGCTCCTCGAGACCGTGAGCCCCATGACCCCGTTGCTGGCCGAAGATTTGGCGGCCGGGGTCGAGGCTGGCCTGCTCCCGCAGGAGCTTCTGGCCCGTTTCCGCGAGCGCTGGCTTGCCAGGGAGTTCAGGCCAATTCTCGGAAAATGGGGGCAACAGCTTGTCCTTTCGGCCTTTCCTCCAGAGCATATCAGCCTTGAGAACGGCCGCGCCTTCTTCAGCCCCTCCCAGGCGGCCGACGCCTTCTACGCTGACGATGCTGGCGATGGACTCTTTATAGGCGGCAGGTCGGAGCTGGAGCGGGTCGTGCGCAAGGGTATCGCCCGCCTCCGGAAGCGCTTGGAGAACATCGAGGCCGAGAAGGAGAAGGCCTGCACCTTCGAGCGGCAGCGCGAACTGGGCGATCTTCTGCTCGCCAACCTGCACCGGTTGCGGCGGGGGCTCGCCGAGGTCGTCCTCGACGACTGGTACGCCGATCCGCCAGCGTCGGTGAAGATGGTCCTCGATCCGGCCCTCTCGCCCCGGGAGAATGCGGAACTCTACTTCCGCCGCCACCGCAAGGGGAAGCGCGGGTTGGAACACACCGAACGCCGCTGCGCTGAGACTCTCGCCGAGATCGAATGGCTGGAAGGGGTGGCCCTTGCCCTGGACGAGGCCGCGGGAGTTGCGGAACTTGAGGACGTCCGCCAGGAACTGGCCGCGGCCGGGATGCTCCAGGTGCGCCCCGAGTCAGGCCGCCGGAGCCGGTCGTCTGAGACGCAGGAGCAGTTGCGCAGCGCCGTTACTCCCGGCGGCTACAAACTCTTCTGGGGAAAGAACAACCGCAGCAACGACCACGTCAGCCGGCAGTTGACCGACCCCGACGACCTCTGGTTCCACGCCCACAATATGCCGGGCTGCCATCTGGTGCTAAAAAGAGGGGAGAGGGGAGGGACTGTCCCCGAAGTCGACCTGCTGCATGCCGCCGCGATCGCCGCTGCGCATTCACGGGGGAAGGACGCCGGCAAGGTCGAGGTGATGGTCACCGAAGGAAAATGGGTGAAGAAGCCGAAGGGAGCGCGGCCGGGGCTGGTCACCGTCGAGCGCTACCGGACGGTCGTGGTGCGACCAATGCGGCCGGAGGGGTAG
- a CDS encoding proline dehydrogenase family protein, with amino-acid sequence MTLLRQTLLFLSRRRELEEFLSHNPLARQASRRFVAGETRAEALAVTRELNRQGFKVTLDYLGEEVSDPGQAEAAAEEYAGAVEEAAAAGLETGVSVKLSHLGIRIDAEFARRNLLRVAERAATVKRFVRVDMEGADLTEKTIEIVCDINRQTGNVGAVIQSYLRRSSEDIDVLNRENVPVRLVKGAYLEPEEVAWQESEEVTLYFMRLTEALMRSGTRPAFATHDERLIDFAIDIAFIFGLEQNEYEFQMLYGIRRDLQERLLREGYRVRIYLPYGEDWFGYLMRRVAERPANLWFLLRHLKE; translated from the coding sequence TTGACGCTGCTGCGGCAGACCCTCCTTTTTCTCTCCAGACGCAGGGAGCTCGAAGAGTTCCTCAGCCACAATCCGCTGGCGCGCCAGGCGAGCCGCCGGTTCGTGGCCGGAGAGACGCGCGCCGAAGCCCTCGCCGTCACCCGGGAACTCAACCGTCAAGGCTTCAAGGTCACCCTCGACTACCTTGGCGAAGAGGTAAGTGACCCCGGACAGGCCGAGGCCGCCGCTGAAGAGTACGCCGGAGCCGTCGAAGAAGCGGCGGCTGCGGGTCTCGAGACGGGCGTCTCGGTCAAGCTCTCCCACCTGGGCATCCGCATCGATGCGGAGTTCGCACGGCGCAACCTGCTGCGGGTGGCCGAACGGGCGGCAACGGTAAAGCGTTTCGTCAGGGTCGACATGGAGGGGGCGGACCTGACGGAGAAAACCATTGAAATCGTTTGCGACATAAACCGGCAGACAGGCAACGTCGGCGCAGTCATTCAGTCGTATCTGCGGCGCAGCAGCGAGGACATCGACGTCCTGAACCGGGAGAACGTCCCGGTCCGCCTGGTCAAGGGCGCCTATCTGGAGCCGGAGGAGGTGGCCTGGCAGGAAAGCGAGGAGGTGACGCTCTACTTCATGCGCCTGACCGAGGCGCTGATGCGCTCCGGCACCCGCCCGGCCTTCGCCACCCATGACGAAAGATTGATCGATTTCGCCATCGACATCGCCTTCATCTTCGGCCTTGAACAGAACGAGTATGAATTCCAGATGCTTTACGGCATCCGTCGGGATCTGCAGGAAAGGCTCCTGCGGGAAGGTTATCGGGTGCGGATTTATCTTCCCTACGGAGAAGACTGGTTCGGTTACCTCATGCGCCGGGTCGCCGAGCGGCCGGCCAACCTCTGGTTCTTGCTGCGGCATTTGAAAGAATAG
- a CDS encoding DUF6538 domain-containing protein: MLSYLWKRNRTYCSIKIPVELSSLFPVQLIRISLKANDTDAAKVSAANVHRQVLNYFALLGSGAVDADLASGLVEAIMSGTKRFKVVKVEEGTNTGPAFSQMIQEYIADRSPRWAEKTKLEFRCPSASCPGRFVDWVFFMTIVNGLATKDIINCVMVP, from the coding sequence ATGCTTTCCTACCTCTGGAAACGTAACAGGACCTACTGCAGCATCAAAATTCCTGTCGAATTATCCTCTCTTTTTCCTGTCCAATTAATCCGTATTTCCCTCAAAGCAAATGACACCGATGCTGCCAAGGTATCGGCAGCAAACGTCCACAGGCAAGTGCTAAACTACTTTGCCTTGCTTGGGTCTGGTGCAGTCGACGCTGATCTTGCAAGTGGACTGGTTGAAGCGATAATGTCAGGAACGAAGCGGTTTAAGGTGGTGAAGGTGGAAGAGGGAACCAACACAGGACCAGCTTTTTCCCAGATGATTCAGGAATATATCGCTGACAGATCCCCTCGGTGGGCGGAGAAGACCAAACTGGAGTTCAGGTGCCCTTCCGCTTCCTGTCCTGGCCGGTTCGTTGACTGGGTCTTTTTTATGACCATAGTCAATGGTCTGGCAACAAAAGACATTATTAACTGCGTCATGGTGCCGTAG
- a CDS encoding acyl carrier protein — protein MQLLDKLNKIFCEVFDDDDINIAPEMTANDIDGWDSLSHVNLIVAIEIKFNIRFSQKELLTFKNVGDLLRSIQNKTAI, from the coding sequence GTGCAATTACTAGACAAGTTAAATAAAATTTTTTGTGAAGTGTTTGATGATGACGATATTAATATTGCTCCAGAGATGACAGCAAATGATATAGATGGGTGGGATTCCCTTTCGCATGTCAACCTAATCGTTGCCATTGAGATAAAATTCAACATCCGTTTCTCACAAAAAGAGTTATTGACCTTCAAAAATGTTGGCGATTTGCTAAGAAGCATCCAAAACAAGACAGCCATTTAG